The Ignavibacteriota bacterium genomic sequence ACAGTGATGGAGACGGAGATCCGGACTTATATATAACAATGAACGCGACAACACCAATGGCAGATCAGTTTTTTGAGAATAACGGAGGAGTGTTTACAGAGAAAGCGGCAGAGAAGGGAATAGATAATGCGATAGAGAACGCGACAACGAAAGGAAGTCATGGGTGGGTATGGGCAGATTTGGATAATGATGGAGATTTTGACGGATGGAACGGATCATACAGTAGAAATATACCCTATAGGAATAAGAATAATCAGCCGGGATATTTTGAAGATATGTTTGCGACAAGCGGAATAGAGGATATAGCATTAGGCACAAGAGGAGTGACAGCGTTTGATTTTGATAATGACGGAGATTTGGATTTATTTGGGAATAATTTCACGGCAAGAACTCAGAACCAGCCAAATGAGTTTTATATGAACAACGGTAATTTCACATTTACGCGTATAAATAACGGATTGACCGGCCCGGTAGGAGATCAAGGTGTTTGTGATGGAGATATAGACAATGACGGTGATATGGATTTAGCTTTGGCAGTATTTGAAAGCAATACGGATGGAAGAAATGTAGTGATAATGGAGAATGTGAATGGACAGTTTGTGAAATTACAGAATACGGGATTGAATTTGGTTATTTCTGCAGATGGGCTAGGCAGTGTGGATGGAGTAACATTTTGGGATATGAATAATGACGGATGGTTAGATGTAGTGAGCGGGAAAAAAATATTCTTAAATGATCATGATAAAACATTTACAGAAGTTGCGAATGTACCGAGCGGATTTAGATTTATGCGAGGAATTGCGGATCTGGATAATGATGGAGATTGGGATTTAATAGATCCATTAGCTGGTAAAGTACATTTGAACAATGGCAATTTAACATTTACGACAACATCATATACAACGGGATTTGCGTCATCGGATCCGAATGTTACTGATTTAAGATGTGTATCATTTGCGGATATAGATTTAGATGGAGATGTAGATTTTGCGGTAGGAGTAAAGAATTTATATAATAGATTGTATAGGAATGAATACAGCGGCAACAACAAATATTTGAAGATACAATTAAAGAGCGCAGACGGACAGATCGGAGCGTTTGGAACAAAGGTATATTTGTATTCGGTAACGGGAGATACGTTATTAAGTTATAGACAAGCCCATGGCAGTCAAGGTTATTTATCTCAAGACGAGCCGGTATTGCATTTTGGATGCGGCAATAGAGATCAAGTTAAAGTAAAAGTTGTGTTCTTAAATAATAATCATTCTACTTTTGAATTTATTTCAAATACTAATAGAAATGTTAGTATTACTGATTTTTATCCTGACTTGGTTGCTCCATCTAAACCGACGAATTTTATTTTAAATGGATTTTTAGACAAAGTTGAATTAAGCTGGAATAAAAATCTTGAAGGCGATGTTGAGAAGTATAATATTTATAGGTCAACTACGGCCAATTTCGATCCGGATACAATGGCAACATTTACATATGCAGTTTTAGATACTGTTTTCACTGATACTAATGTTGTTTACGGAAATAATTATTATTATAGTATTGCTGCCGTTGATACCGCCGGAAATAAAAGTGATTACAGTGAAATTCTTGCGGTTTCAATTGCCGACACTATTGCACCTGAAGCGCCAACAGGTCTTAAAATTGTTTTGACCGACGAAAGTACGGCAAGTTTAAGTTGGAATAAAAATTTGGAAGGTGATGTAGAAAAATATCAAATTTATCGTTCAATGGTATCAAATTTTGATCCTGACACAATGGATACATTTACATACAGTACGACCGATACATTTTATGTTGATGTAAATGTGGATATTGATAAACATTATTATTACAAAATATCTGCAGTTGATATTCATGAAAACAATAGTGAATTTAGCAGTGAAGTTAATTTACTAATTACTGATATAGTAAATAATAATGTTTTACCTACTAAATTTGAGTTATCACAAAATTATCCCAATCCGTTTAATCCTGTAACCAAAATTAGTTATCAAATTCCACAATCAACAAAATTGAAAATTGTAGTTTATGATATGCTTGGTAATGAAGTTAAGATTCTTGAAAATGGTTATAAAGAAGCTGGCTATTATAATTTGGAATTTGATGGAAGTAAATATTCAAGCGGTATCTATTTTTATAAAATGATTGCCGGTTCATTTGTTGAAACGAAGAAATTTGTATTAATTAAATAAAAATTCATAAATGGTCTATTAAGTTTTTTAATAGACCATTTAATTTTTAAGACAAGTCAATTTATGAGGATATATGAAAATAAAACTAAATATTTTCGGATATTTATTAGTTTTTGCATTATTCAGTGGAAATGTTTTTTCTCAAGTAATTAATGATCCATTACAAGGTTCAACCGTTGGCACCAAATATGGCGGTTCATTTAATTCTGAAGGATATCAGCCGGGTATTGGAAATAATCATATTCTTTATGATATAAATCCCAATACAATAGTTAATGGATATATTGAATTTGAAGTAAAAGGATTTAACCCAGCCTCTTTACCGGTTGATGAAGATCATGCATTTGCAATATTATATGATGGTCGAGGTATTAGTGAACCCGTTGCGTATTTTAATGACTTTAAGTATAATTATTTTAGATGGAATTTCCATTGGAGACAAAATAAAAATGCATTCAAATGTGTTGTAACATGTGCGGCACCGACAGCAGAAAGAATTAACTCAACGTAT encodes the following:
- a CDS encoding VCBS repeat-containing protein, yielding MKKAQIKELLLMILVSLSSYAQNRVTDGLQVLYKFNEGSGSTITDVSGVGSPFNLKISSIANVAWGSNYLQTIGEAKIKSLTTATKIINACKSSNELTFEIWFIPTDTVQHNVVARMMTMTNTDYHAANIKLWQKTNDFGFHCRDSSTSDANGIEWKFYNYPVKLRHFIFTRSSDGQERLYMDNKLLSPEKYNQEDPVPGDFSTWDNSFYLYLSGDAINGFYWLGKYYKIAVYSKSLSAEEVAQNYNAGLIEYGVAPITDITSTNLLGDHANNGEYGGHGIYWGDSDGDGDPDLYITMNATTPMADQFFENNGGVFTEKAAEKGIDNAIENATTKGSHGWVWADLDNDGDFDGWNGSYSRNIPYRNKNNQPGYFEDMFATSGIEDIALGTRGVTAFDFDNDGDLDLFGNNFTARTQNQPNEFYMNNGNFTFTRINNGLTGPVGDQGVCDGDIDNDGDMDLALAVFESNTDGRNVVIMENVNGQFVKLQNTGLNLVISADGLGSVDGVTFWDMNNDGWLDVVSGKKIFLNDHDKTFTEVANVPSGFRFMRGIADLDNDGDWDLIDPLAGKVHLNNGNLTFTTTSYTTGFASSDPNVTDLRCVSFADIDLDGDVDFAVGVKNLYNRLYRNEYSGNNKYLKIQLKSADGQIGAFGTKVYLYSVTGDTLLSYRQAHGSQGYLSQDEPVLHFGCGNRDQVKVKVVFLNNNHSTFEFISNTNRNVSITDFYPDLVAPSKPTNFILNGFLDKVELSWNKNLEGDVEKYNIYRSTTANFDPDTMATFTYAVLDTVFTDTNVVYGNNYYYSIAAVDTAGNKSDYSEILAVSIADTIAPEAPTGLKIVLTDESTASLSWNKNLEGDVEKYQIYRSMVSNFDPDTMDTFTYSTTDTFYVDVNVDIDKHYYYKISAVDIHENNSEFSSEVNLLITDIVNNNVLPTKFELSQNYPNPFNPVTKISYQIPQSTKLKIVVYDMLGNEVKILENGYKEAGYYNLEFDGSKYSSGIYFYKMIAGSFVETKKFVLIK